Proteins encoded in a region of the Onthophagus taurus isolate NC chromosome 10, IU_Otau_3.0, whole genome shotgun sequence genome:
- the LOC111428221 gene encoding acyl-CoA Delta-9 desaturase-like, producing the protein MFNDTNNNATGVLEESDLIEQNATESIIETDWKLKLVWRNIIFMIYIHISFIYSWYVLFTSALGKTILYAILMMIFTGFGLTAGAHRLWTHKAYKATKKLKVFLVILNSMAFQGSIIDWARDHRSHHKYSETDADPHNPKRGLFFSHIGCLMSRKHPAVFEKSKNIDFNDLLSEPILIFQKKYYPIIMPIMTFIIPTLIPIYFWNETFYSSYFMNIWRYTITLNGTLSINSITHHVGNRPYDKNMYGTEVSYISVLSLGEGSHNYHHVFPWDYKCSEFGNYSLNLTCIFLDLMAKIGWAHDLKTVSKETIKNRVLRTGDGTHPVWGWGDKDQRLEDKENVKIIYKRI; encoded by the exons atgtttaacgaTACAAATAATAATGCAACCGGCGTTTTAGAAGAATCGGATTTAATCGAACAAAATGCGACAGAATCAATTATTGAAACCGattggaaattaaaattagtgtGGAGAAATATTATCTTTATGATATACATACACATTTCGTTTATATACAGTTGGTATGTTCTCTTTACGTCAGCATTGGGAAAAACAATTCTTTATG cAATATTAATGATGATTTTCACCGGTTTTGGATTAACAGCCGGTGCTCATCGCCTTTGGACTCATAAAGCTTACAAAgcaacaaagaaattaaaagtttttctcgttattttaaattctatgGCTTTTCAG GGTTCAATTATAGATTGGGCAAGAGATCATCGATCGCATCATAAATATAGTGAAACCGATGCTGACCCTCATAACCCAAAACGAGGCCTTTTCTTCTCGCACATTGGATGTTTAATGTCTCGAAAACACCCAGCGGTATTtgaaaaaagcaaaaatatcGACTTCAATGATCTCCTAAGCGAAccgattttgatttttcaaaagaaatattatccCATCATAATGCCTATAATGACCTTTATAATTCCAACTTTAATTCCGATTTATTTTTGGAACGAAACGTTTTATTCCTCGTATTTTATGAATATATGGAGATATACGATTACATTAAACGGAACTTTATCGATTAATTCGATTACTCATCACGTAGGAAATAGACCTTATGAtaa aAATATGTATGGAACTGAAGTTTCTTATATAAGCGTTTTAAGTTTAGGAGAAGGATCTCATAATTATCATCACGTATTTCCTTGGGATTACAAATGTTCAGAATTTGGTAATTACTCCTTAAATTTAACGTGCATCTTTTTGGACTTAATGGCGAAAATTGGTTGGGCTCACGATTTGAAAACGGTTTCTaaagaaactattaaaaatcGTGTTTTAAGAACGGGAGATGGTACACATCCCGTTTGG
- the LOC111428423 gene encoding acyl-CoA Delta-9 desaturase-like encodes MAPNLSSQTGILFEGEELISEFSGGNQKPDNRKLKPVWRNIILMGYLHLAAIYGCYLAFTSAKLATTIFAFIMYQLSGLGITAGAHRLWAHKSYKAKWPLRLMLTIFNTIAFQDAVVDWARDHRVHHKFSETDADPHNAKRGFFFSHVGWLLCRKHPEVKQKGKGIDMSDLYADPILKFQKDYYLMVMPIFCFLIPTWVPMYFWGETFKNAFFMNLLRYAWALNVTWLVNSAAHMFGDKPYDKYINPAENLSVALLALGEGWHNYHHTFPWDYKTAELGKYSVNLTCLFIDLMAKIGWAYDLKTVSEDMVRKRVERTGDGSHELWGWGDKDQSEEERTGALILNKQD; translated from the exons ATGGCACCTAATCTGTCGAGCCAAACTGGTATTCTCTTCGAAGGCGAAGAGTTAATATCAGAATTTTCCGGTGGAAATCAAAAGCCCGATAACAGGAAATTAAAACCCGTATGGAGGAACATCATTTTAATGGGTTATCTACATTTAGCTGCTATTTACGGTTGTTATTTAGCGTTTACTTCCGCTAAATTAGCAACAACAATTTTtg ctTTTATAATGTATCAACTAAGTGGATTGGGAATAACTGCTGGTGCTCATCGATTATGGGCTCATAAATCTTATAAAGCAAAATGGCCTTTAAGATtaatgttaacaatttttaatacaatcgCTTTCCAA gatGCTGTTGTTGATTGGGCTCGTGATCATCGTGTTCACCACAAATTTAGTGAAACCGATGCTGATCCACATAATGCAAAGCGAGGCTTTTTCTTTTCCCATGTTGGTTGGTTATTGTGTCGTAAACACCCGGAAGTcaaacaaaaaggaaaaggAATTGATATGTCCGATTTATATGCAGATCCGATTCTTAAATTCCAAAAAGATTACTATTTAATGGTGATgccaattttttgttttctcatTCCGACTTGGGTTCCGATGTACTTCTGGGGTGAAACTTTCAAAAACGCTTTCTTTATGAATCTCCTTCGATACGCCTGGGCTTTAAATGTAACTTGGTTGGTGAACTCGGCTGCCCATATGTTTGGAGACAAGCCTTacgataaatatattaatccCGCTGAAAATTTATCGGTAGCCCTTTTGGCTTTGGGCGAAGGGTGGCACAACTATCATCACACTTTCCCATGGGATTATAAAACCGCTGAATTAGGAAAGTACAGCGTTAATTTAACGTGCttgtttattgatttaatGGCGAAAATCGGTTGGGCTTACGATTTAAAAACGGTTTCTGAAGATATGGTTAGAAAGAGGGTTGAACGAACGGGAGATGGATCTCATGAATTGTGGGGATGGGGCGATAAGGATCAAAGTGAAGAAGAAAGAACAGGTGCtctcattttaaataaacaagattaa